A window of Cervus elaphus chromosome 23, mCerEla1.1, whole genome shotgun sequence genomic DNA:
gtcaaaaagtaaaactctcGTTAAAATTTTCTGAACCTTTAGGTCAGTTCAGCACAAGACATaattgaatatttaaaacatgtatatcTACTTAAAGAACATAATAGTAGAATGGAAGCAggttttttaaatatctaaaactGACAGTGAGTATctgtaatatatattaataacaatCCTTGTTTtgtgaccttttaaaaaatgtgagtataattgatatacaatattgcattagttttaggtatagAGCAGAGTGATTAGTTATATATAAAAAACCATTGTTTTAtcagattcttctcccatgtAGGTTATCTCAGAATACTGAGTTGAGgtccatgtgctgtacagtaggctCTTATTggttatttacacacacacacattttatatatagtagtgtgtatgttaatccctgACTCCTGATTTATCTTCTCACCACATGTTTTCCAaaggtaaccataagtttgtttttgatatctataagtctgttttataagtaagtttctttgtattagtttttaaattagattccacataaaagtgatagcatatgatacttgtctttatctcacttcacttagtgtgataatctctgggtccatccaggtcgctgcaaatggcattatttcatttttttatggctgagtaatattccattgtatgtgtttaccacatcttctttatccattcatctgtcagtggacatttaggttgcttccatatcttggctattataaacagtgctgcagtgaacattgggatgcatgtatcttttggagtTACAGTTTCCTCCTGATACATACAGAGGAGTGGGACTGcttgatcatatggtagttctatttttagttttttaaggaaccgccatactgttctccctaccagtttatattccctaagaagggtcccttttctccacaccctctgcagcattttaTTGTTGTATACTTtttgaagatggccattctgaccactgtgaggtgatacctcagtgtagttttgatttgcttttctctgataattagggatattgagcatctatttcatgtgctttttagccaCTGGTATGCCGCCTTTGTAGAAATTCTATTTatatctgcccattttttggttgggttgtttctttgatacaaagttgcatgagctgttatgtatattttggaaattaaccacCTCAGTCACTTCATTTGCAGATAGTTTCCccccattctgtggattgtcttttcagtttttttttttttatggtttcctttgctatccaaaagcttttaagtttagttaggtcccatttattttgaTTGCTCTAAAGGATACTGACATGATtatataaaaaaacattttacctgtgttttcttctagagttttatagtatcttatcttacatttaggtctttgatccattttgagtttatttttgtgtatagtgttagagaatgttctgatttcattcttttacatgtagctgtccagtttccccagcaccacttactgaagagacacTTTTCTCcatggtgtggtgtgtgtgtgtgtgtgcacacgcgtgtgTGCGCGAgcgccagtaccatgctgttttgatgacggcagctttgtagtatagtctaaagtcggggggcctgattcctccagctctgtttatTGTTCTTAGGATTGCTTTGGGTCTTTCAAGTCTTTTATGtttacatacaaaaaaaaaaaaacttgttctgtgaaaaatgccattgctaatttgataggggttgcaaTTGAACctgattgccttgggtagtatagtcattttgacaatattgattcttccaatccaagagcttggtgtatctttccatctgtctgtcattgatttctttcatcagcatcttaaaGTTTTCAGAGTCCAGGTCTTTTGTCCCCTATGTAGGCTTAtacccaggtttttttttttttttatgtgaatggTAAATGGCGTTGTttcctgaatttctctttctgatctttcatcaTTAGTGTATGGAATGTAAGAGATTTCTGtctattttgtatcctgcagtttTACCAGAGTCACTGACAatctctagtagttttctggtagcatcttcaggattttctgtatgtagtatcatgtcatctgtagtgacagttttacttgtttttgaatttagattccttttctttctttttcttctctgctgtggctaggacttcaaaACTATGTCGAATGAAAGTGGTGATCATGGAcattcttgccttgttcctgatctcagagggaATGCTTTTGgcttttcaccattaagaataatgttagctgtgggtttatcCTATATGGCCTTAGgtttaggttcagttcagttgagtcgctcagtcgtgtctgactctgcgaccccatgaatcgcagcacgccaggcctccctgtccatcacaaacccctggagtttactcagactcatgcccatcgagtcgggtgatgccatccagccatctcatcctctgttatccccttctcctcctgcccccaattcgtcccagcatcagggtcttttccagtgagtcaactctttgcatgaggtggccaaagtattggagtttcagcaagTTCCCTCTATGCCAACTTTCTGgacagtttttatcataaattggtgTCAGATTTCGTGAAAagcattttctgcttctattgagatgatcctatggtttttcttcagtttgttaatgtgctgtatcacattgattgatttgaagctattaaagaatctttgcatccctgggataaatccacttgatcatggtgtatgatccttttaatgtattgttgggtttggtttactaatattttgttgaggaatttttgtgtctgttcatcagtgatgttggcctgtaattatttttttgtggtatctttgattttgatatcagggtgatagtggcctcatagaatgagcttggaagtatTCCTTTTTCTGCAATTTTTGGGAAAGTTTCAGATGGATAGGTGTTAACGCTTtagatgtttgatagaattcacctgtgaagccatttggtcctggatttttgtttgttggacatttttaaatcactgtttcaatttaagtacttgtgattggtctgttcatattttcagtttcttcagcctTAGAAGATtgtatctttctaagaatttgtccattttattagtatatagttgtttgtagttttttatgatcttttgtatttctgtggtgtcagttttaacttctttttcatttctaatttatttgagctttctattttcttgatgagtttgggcTAAAGGTTTATTTTATTGTCTCAAATAACTAGCTTttagtttcactgatcttttcatttatttcttttctgatctttatgatttctttccttctactaactttgaggttttgtttttctttagttgctttgtttacttgatatttttcttgttttctgaggtAAGactatattgctataaacttctcttttaaaactgcttttgatACGTTCCATAGGTtttggcagagaaggcaatggcaccccactgcagtactctttcctagaaaatcccaggaacggagcagcctggtaggctgctgtccatggggtcgctgagagttggacacaactgagcgacttcactttcatgcactggagaaggaaatggcaacccactttggtgttcttgcctggagaatcccagggacaggggagcctggtgggctgctgtctgtggggtcgcacagagtcggacatgactgaagtgatttagcagcagcagcagcataggttTTGGACTGTCATGTTCTTAcagtcatttgtttctaggtatttgatttcttctttgatttctttagtgatccattggttgtttagtaaatatttttcagccttcatgtgtttgtattttttattttttttgtatttggttTCTTATCTCATAGTGTTGTAgtaagaaaagatgcttgatttcaactttcttaaatttaccaaggtttgatttgtggcccagtatgtgatctatcctggagaatgttccatgtgcacttgagaagaaagtgtattctgctttgggatggaatgttctataaatatcagttaaaTCCATCTAGTATAATGTGTTATTTCAGGCCTGTGTTTCCTCATTGGTTTTGTCtctgtccattgatgaaagtggCTTGTTAAAGTCACCCACTATCATTGTGTTTtgttgatttctctttctctgttatcATTTGCAGGATATagtgaggtgctcctatgttgggtgcatgtatacgtctttttggattgatcccttgatcattatgtctcttgtaacagtctttcaAGTCCATTTTGTCTGATACGAGATTGCgactctagttttcttttttcatttgcatGTAATACCTTTTTCtgtcccctcactttcagtctgtgtgtgtccctagATTGGAAGTAGGTCTCTTggagacagcatatatatgggtcttgttttgtatccattcagcaagtctgtgtcttttgagcatttaatccatttacatttaaggtaattattgacacATTCTTTCTGCCACTttcttgttttgggtttgtttttgtaggtatttccttcccttccttttttgtTCTCTTGTGGTTTGTCTCTGtttagtgttgtgtttggattgctttttgtgtgtgtgtcttaattgtagatttttggtttgtggtttaCATGAGGTTTTGATACAGTAGTCTGTCTGTATACATACAggattgttttaagttgctggtctCAATTTCTGATGCATTTCCAATACTGTTGGTTTTGATACTCTGTGTGTGGAGGATCTCCTACCTTTACCTCTTTTGCCTGTGCTTGTGAGCTTTCCCATTCATGCTTTTCTTGATGCTAATAGTCTTTTCCACACAGGgaagttcctttaggatttattgtGGCTTTCacagtagttgcaacagagaccatatgggTCACACAGCCTtggaatatttactatctggctctttatAGGAAATGTTTGTTTGCCCCTTAGTTATGTCAGTGGAATGCTAACAGCAGTAAAAATCAACTATAGCAGGTGACAGTAGGGCTGAATATCAGAAACAAAGTTcactgaaaaaagcaaaaacaaaaaaaactcaattTTCATTTGTATTGAAAAGATTATGATCTATTAAAGACCCCTgtttaaaaaagtgaaaggattttgaagaattttgaatgACAGAAAAATTTTCACTGTATAATAGGCAAAGTATTACAATGCGAATCAGCCTATAGGGTATGCTTCCCATTATACGTAAAGTTTTTGGCAAAAGTCCCATAAACTGGGTGACGTGCCTGCCAGGGCTTCATGGTCCATAAGCTAGTGCCTGGGGCTCCTTCAGTAGCCAGAGAAGAGACGGTTATGGTGTCAGTGGCTGGGTGGCAGAAAGACTTTTGCTCTCATGTTAATGGTGATGTTTTAAGAGAGAATAAAGGCTGTCCTTCAGAGGAGAGTTTGAAGAATTTACAAAAAGATTTtccagaaagtttaaaaaaaaggctGATGGTGTCCCTTAATACAACTGCATCTCCAAGTTAATACTGAGAAGTATAGAAATGAGTACAACTCAGCAGGACAGCAGGGCTGAAGAGCTAAGTAATGAGCAAAGTACTCAGGCATTCACTTTTACAGTaggtttttattttctgcattacTAGAAATGCAGAATTTGAATCAGTGGACTGAACAAACTGGGTTTGTTAAGTAGCCTTTGGAAGtaaattaaagttattttcaCTGTCCCATGCCTGAAGCTAACGAAGGCACTAGTCATTCATTTCCTAGTGCCGAAAGGGAGAAGTAAACATACTGAGGTTGCACTGTGTGCCCAGCACCAGGGGGAGAGGGCAGGTGACGCCCACACTGCAAGGGGACAGTAAACAGGAAGGTCAGGTGATGGGGAAGTGCTGTCCCGGGAAGGGGTGCTAGCCATAGTGTGAGCAGCGGGGAGACAGGCTGTAGAACTTGGGGGTTCTGGTTCTCCACTCTTGGATGGTATGTCTCCGTTCACATCTGAGGTTACATATTCAGGCAGTTTTCTTAACTTAGTGCTAACCTAAACATTTCATGTAATGAACTGATTGCAGATATCATACATATGGCTAGGGATAAAGGAACAATAtgctttttaaaggaaacttcaCGTTTTGTGAAGAACTCTGACTGTCCTTACTTTGCATCCTCCTTAACAAGTCTCTAGTATGGGATTCCTTTTTACCTACAGTACCTCGCCCACTGGCCAGAGTACTTCATCGTCGCAGAGGCCCCTGGAGGAGAGTTAATGGGTTATAGTAAGTATAACACTACTAGTGCTTTTCTGGGTAAGCAGTTAAGATAAAAAATAGTGTTTAACTCTTAGACTGATCACAGAACTGGAAATATAATCATGAtgcctgtaattttattttcaactctTGGACAGCTTACTGATCCCTCTGTCTTAGGTACTGTGCTAGGCCCAGGGGATACAGCAGTGACCCAAACAGAACTGGTCGTGTTACTGACACAAGTTTGAGCTGTAGATTGTCTgttgtgtgtacatacacacatacatacccacaCGAAATGTAGgtcatttaaaaaacacatatcaGGTAAGAGCACTAGCAATTAGCTAGATGGCTTTaagcagcagtccccaaactTTGGCATCAGagaccggtttcatggaagatCAATTTTCCGGTGGGGGTGAGGATGGCTTTTGGacaattcaagcacattacatttattgtgcactttatttctattattattacgtcagctccacctcagatcatcaggtctccagaggttggggaccccggCTTTAAGTGTTACTTAAAAATCAGGGCTTGGTCGCTTCCTTTATGATGAAAGTGTACCACACAGTATTTCTCCACGTGTAGTTGCCGTGTTCAGTTACTGGATGTGGTCTTTCGTTGACAGTCATGGGCAAAGCAGAAGGCTCAGTGGCGAGGGAAGAATGGCATGGGCACGTCACAGCTCTGTCCGTTGCCCCGGAATTTCGGCGCCTTGGTTTGGCTGCTAAACTTATGGAGTTACTAGAGGAAATTTCAGAAAGGTAGGAGcctgtttttcaaataatttcttgaACTCtttctctcttggtaaatgtttaTCAGTTGTTTCCTTCAGGTTGAAGGTTGTCATGATGCAGGTTCATAGGAATTTCATGTTCAGCCTCTAATAGTCCTTACAACAGTTCTTTCACACATTCATAGTGGAATTATTGTCCCTGTTTTGCCACTGAGGAAAATTAAAGCAGAGTGAATGACGTTCTGTAGACTCTTGAGCTGGGTAATTGGTGGAATCAGAATCTAGCCCTCAAGGTCTCTGTTACTGTTCTTGCCACTGTGGCAGATATATTCCCCAATTTTTTGTTAACATGCCCTTTGCATCTCAGTAATTCTTTCAGTAGTGTCCTAGGCTAAAGAAAAGTTTATAGTTTTAAGcagtaaaacaaagaaatattttcatttcatttttagtcACTGTGGTTATCTCCTAATGAGATGTGCCTGCTGGGCATCACATGGCTTCTCAAACTGTGGAATCTGATTCTGCAAAGCCACCTGCACTCTTGTTTCACATTGATTTTCATGTGGTCCTGGGGCTTTATGACAGAAATTGCTAAAAGCCTGGCTTCATAAAGAGACTGTGTCACcaaaagaaatataatgtgaTGTGTATTTGTGAACTATACAAAGCCAGTAGTTTGCCCGTGTTCAACATGTAAGGCTTGCCTGTGTTTTcccaaaatgtttgaaatattctTCAGCACCTCCATGAGTTTGGACCACCTGGCAGCACAGTTTGAACAGCCAAcattgtggcttttttttttacagaccTGTTTTATATATCAGACACTTGTTAATGTGTTACTTTTATTAAATCCATTAAAGTGGAGCGTTTTACAGAAGTAACCCATGGCCTCAAAAGTTGACTTGAAGCAAGTCGAGGGCAAGAGGGAACTTGAGTTCATTCTTGTTTAAGCTGTAAAAGAAGTCTAGtccttaagaattttaaaattcctgtCATTAAAAAGCTCCAGGACCACATGAAAATCAATATAAAACAAGAATGCAGGTGGTTCTGCAGAATCAGATTCTCCTAGACTGAAcagggaagaggagaaaattTTTAGGAAGATTGTAGTTTACAGACAAGAATTAATGGCATGCACGTCTGAAAAAGTTATCTGACATTTTTATTATAGTGGACAGGGAGTTTGGACATGTGTTCTAATAGCCATGACCTTACACATAAAATTTATAGGACAGACTATCTTTTAGAGTAGAAAATTACTACTCTCCTTTCCCTTCCAGTTCCTAAACCTTCATTACAGTAGTTACTAAGATTTAAGTGGCCTGTATTTGTACAGGAGTGTGTGTGTAcctatacgtatacatatatatacatgtatatattaaataatgtacactaaaaatagaaactatatttcaaaaaaaaaattggctaataaaaatcaaaagaaaaactaaagtggCAAACAAAAAGCATGAAATGAGGTGGTGGTCATGAATCCCAATATAATTAGGTAAGTACAACAGTGAATGTTAAGGAACTAGTAACTCCAGTTTAAAGACAaagacattatgccaagtgaaataggccagtcacagaaagacagacaCTACATGACACCACTCAGAGAGACCTAAGGTAGTTAGATTCATGACGAGTGgaatggtggggggagggggaattggAAGTTATTACATTTACAATTTACCAATAGGGTGAACCTCACATTCAGTGTTCTTACgacagattaaaaaaatgctGCTGTCAGAACCGTACTCTATTTACAGGAAATACATGTAAAGATACAGAAAgattaaaagtaaagaaaatttctaaactgggcttctctggtggctcagctggtaaagaatctcctgcaatgcgggagacctgggtttgatccctgggttggatagattgcctggagaattccatggactgtatagtccatggggttgcaaagagtctgacaagactgagtgacttatgctcacttcactttttaaattatgcaaattctaaagcaaataaaaactgaaaagcaattaAGGGTGTAGTTAAGTCACATTATAGTTATTACTAGAATAAAAAACGGTCACTCCATATTGTTAAGAGTCAATCAAAAGTTACATACCCAGTGACAAAGTAAAAATGCAACAACTGACTAAActacaggaagaaatagatcatCATAATTAGAGGTATGAACAGGCCTATTCCTAATTAGAACAATCAGAAATTGATTTGATTGTATAAAACAGGGGTCAACGAACTTTTCCTGGGCCACCAGAAAGGGTTCACAAGGCCACCTGAGGTCTCTGCTGCACATTATAATTGATGTATTCTGTAACgttcatccttttaaaatgtagtttagTGGGTGTCATGTTTTCACTGTATAAATGTCACCATACTCCATAAAACTTCttgaacataggcaaaacattaaaatatatttctaaatatttagggTTGTCCCTccaaaattgttaaaaaaaaaaaaaaaagattcttagcTTGAAAACGACTAAATGACTTAAGTTCAATCTTACAGACAAAAAGAGAACTTATTTTTTAAGGCTAAGATAATCTTAACAAAAACCGGACAAGCGGTACAAGAAAGAACATCTCATTACAGATGCAGAAGTCCTAGAAAAACTTAGCAATGGACCTAAGAATGTATTCTAGCAATTAATAGACTGAAGAACATTTTTTTATCTCAGTAAATGTAGAAAATGCTTTGATAAAATACAGTATTCCCTCTTGATTAAGCAATCTAGGATACAGAAAGGGAAAACTTTAACcaacaaaaattatttactgaAAACCTATAGTAAATATTAGAGGTGATGCATGGAATGCTTCTCTTAGTAATTACTGGAAATCCTTGACCATACAGTGAAGCAATTAATACAAACAGTAACATTAAGAGGATGAGATCTGCATTTTGATAAAATACAGTATTCCCTCTTGATTAAGCAATCTAGGATACAGAAAGGGAAAACTTTAACcaacaaaaattatttactgaAAACCTATAGTAAATATTAGAGGTGATGCATGGAATGCTTCTCTTAGTAATTACTGGAAATCCTTGACCATACAGTGAAGCAATTAATACAAACAGTAACATTAAGAGGATGAGATCTGCATTGGCATCAGTCCACTAAGCCTTTGGGAAAAATCTAACAAAAGCTGTGTAAGACATCTCTGAAGTTCATACAACTTTATCTGGAGACAGTAAATATGACCTATGTAAATGAAGAGAGAAACTATTCATACCAGTATTGTTTTCTAGGACTTCTcccattctgatttttttttttttttttaattacagaaagGGTGGATTTTTTGTTGATCTCTTTGTAAGAGTGTCTAACCAAGTTGCTGTCAACATGTACAAGCAGCTGGGCTACAGCGTGTACAGGACAGTCATTGAGTACTATTCGGCGAGCAATGGGGAGC
This region includes:
- the NAA20 gene encoding N-alpha-acetyltransferase 20; translation: MTTLRAFTCDDLFRFNNINLDPLTETYGIPFYLQYLAHWPEYFIVAEAPGGELMGYIMGKAEGSVAREEWHGHVTALSVAPEFRRLGLAAKLMELLEEISERKGGFFVDLFVRVSNQVAVNMYKQLGYSVYRTVIEYYSASNGEPDEDAYDMRKALSRDTEKKSIIPLPHPVRPEDIE